One Paraburkholderia kururiensis DNA window includes the following coding sequences:
- a CDS encoding DUF465 domain-containing protein, whose translation MRDQHHVKAEVIRDRILQLESEHGDLDRLIERMSDDPGSDDLELQRLKKRKLKVKDNIILLQLQLEPDSLRTSDRRV comes from the coding sequence ATGCGCGATCAACATCATGTCAAGGCCGAGGTCATTCGCGACCGCATTCTGCAACTGGAATCGGAGCACGGCGATCTGGACCGCTTGATCGAGAGGATGTCGGACGACCCCGGCTCCGACGACCTGGAGCTGCAGCGTCTCAAGAAGCGCAAGCTGAAGGTCAAGGACAACATCATCCTGTTGCAGTTGCAACTGGAACCCGATTCATTGAGGACATCCGACAGGCGCGTTTAA
- a CDS encoding colicin transporter: MGRATAARDVALGAALVVVASIVVCPASSVAAQTPPVEATTDAPHGTSAPAGASAAVSGGSDTAPAAQSDFDVRQKELDRRGADNNYRYAVAQHNCYSTFFVNHCLNKARDQMRAVQADIRKEQLALDDEQRAVRAQQRDQQAALKRAQDEADAPQRAADEARNQETYEEKQRQHALDEAQRAAEAPQRAANAAAFEQKQQQHAVDQARRGPDAAQKAANQAAYDKKQADFQRQLDEARREGQQKAVERQEKAQRFEQKQEDAARHKADVDERQRQAAEKAQQKQQDQLKQQQGQQQSQ; this comes from the coding sequence ATGGGCAGGGCTACCGCGGCACGGGATGTCGCGCTTGGCGCTGCACTTGTGGTGGTCGCATCGATCGTGGTTTGCCCGGCGTCATCGGTTGCTGCGCAGACGCCGCCGGTGGAGGCCACTACCGATGCACCTCATGGCACGAGTGCGCCAGCCGGCGCGTCCGCTGCCGTTTCCGGCGGTTCGGACACAGCACCCGCCGCGCAGAGCGATTTCGACGTGCGGCAAAAGGAACTCGACCGGCGTGGCGCGGATAACAACTATCGTTATGCCGTGGCGCAGCACAATTGCTACAGCACTTTCTTCGTCAATCACTGCCTGAACAAGGCACGCGACCAGATGCGCGCGGTCCAGGCCGACATCCGCAAGGAGCAACTGGCGCTCGACGACGAACAGCGAGCCGTGCGGGCGCAGCAGCGCGACCAGCAGGCGGCGCTCAAGCGCGCTCAGGACGAAGCCGACGCGCCGCAGCGGGCCGCAGACGAAGCTCGCAATCAAGAGACCTACGAAGAGAAGCAGCGCCAGCATGCGCTGGACGAAGCGCAGCGCGCCGCCGAAGCGCCGCAGCGCGCGGCCAACGCAGCGGCCTTCGAGCAGAAGCAGCAGCAACACGCAGTCGACCAGGCTCGTCGTGGTCCCGACGCCGCACAAAAGGCCGCAAATCAGGCCGCGTACGACAAGAAGCAGGCCGACTTCCAGCGGCAGCTCGACGAGGCGCGTCGCGAAGGCCAGCAGAAGGCGGTGGAGCGGCAGGAGAAGGCTCAGCGTTTCGAGCAGAAGCAGGAAGACGCTGCGAGGCATAAGGCTGACGTGGACGAGCGTCAGCGTCAGGCCGCGGAAAAAGCGCAGCAGAAGCAGCAGGATCAGTTGAAGCAACAGCAGGGTCAGCAGCAATCGCAGTAA
- a CDS encoding Tex family protein, translating to MTDTVALKIVQRIANELSVQPRQVAAAVQLLDEGSTVPFIARYRKEVTGNLDDTQLRTLEERLLYLRELEERRTAIIASIDEQGKLTEELRAAIEGADSKQLLEDLYLPYKPKRRTRAQIAREAGLQPLADALLADPQLDPQTEAAKYVDAEKGVADVKAALDGARDILSEQFGETADLLGKLRDYLYNQGVVSSSVIEGKEGEEGEKFRDYYDYDEPIKTVPSHRALALFRGRNAGVLLVKLGLGEELDAQVPHPGEAMIARHFGIANQGRPADKWLSDVSRWCWRVKVQPHIENELLTNLREQAEAEAIRVFARNLKDLLLAAPAGPRAVIGLDPGLRTGVKVAVVDRTGKLLATDTIYPHEPRRDWDGSLAKLARLARETQAELISIGNGTASRETDRLAAELIARHPELKLQKIVVSEAGASVYSASELAAKEFPDLDVSLRGAVSIARRLQDPLAELVKIEPKAIGVGQYQHDVNQRELARSLDAVVEDCVNAVGVDANTASVALLARVSGLNATLARNIVDYRDSNGPFPSREHLRKVPRLGDKTFEQAAGFLRINGGENPLDRSSVHPEAYPVVERILAKIRRGIGEVLGNRDALSGLSPTEFVDDRFGLPTVRDILSELEKPGRDPRPEFKTATFREGVEKISDLSPGMVLEGVVTNVAAFGAFIDIGVHQDGLVHVSAMSTKFIKDPHEVVKAGQIVKVKVLEVDVKRQRISLTMRMDDDVAAAGTSGQRSGARDDRTMQGRNGGGARPQQRSRESEAVGAMAAAFAKLKQRG from the coding sequence ATGACGGACACCGTAGCACTCAAGATCGTACAGCGCATCGCCAACGAACTGTCGGTTCAACCACGCCAGGTGGCGGCCGCCGTGCAACTGCTCGACGAGGGGTCGACCGTTCCGTTCATCGCCCGCTACCGCAAGGAAGTGACGGGCAACCTGGACGACACGCAGCTGCGTACGCTCGAAGAGCGGCTCCTTTATCTGCGCGAGCTCGAAGAGCGCCGCACGGCGATCATCGCGAGCATCGACGAACAGGGCAAGCTCACGGAAGAACTGCGTGCCGCCATCGAGGGCGCCGACAGCAAGCAGCTGCTCGAAGACCTCTACCTGCCCTACAAGCCGAAACGCCGCACGCGCGCCCAGATCGCTCGCGAAGCTGGGCTGCAACCGCTCGCCGACGCGCTGCTCGCCGACCCGCAACTCGATCCGCAAACCGAAGCGGCGAAGTACGTCGACGCCGAAAAAGGCGTGGCCGACGTGAAGGCCGCACTCGACGGCGCGCGCGACATCCTCTCGGAGCAGTTCGGCGAAACGGCCGATCTGCTCGGCAAGCTGCGCGACTACCTCTACAACCAGGGCGTGGTGTCGTCGAGCGTGATCGAAGGCAAGGAAGGCGAAGAAGGCGAGAAGTTCCGCGACTACTACGACTACGACGAACCGATCAAGACCGTGCCGTCGCACCGCGCGCTCGCCCTCTTCCGCGGCCGCAACGCCGGCGTGCTGCTGGTGAAGCTGGGCTTGGGCGAAGAACTCGACGCTCAGGTGCCGCATCCCGGCGAGGCCATGATCGCGCGGCACTTCGGTATCGCGAACCAGGGCCGTCCCGCCGACAAATGGCTCTCGGACGTCTCCCGCTGGTGCTGGCGTGTGAAGGTGCAGCCGCACATCGAAAACGAATTGCTCACCAACCTGCGTGAGCAGGCCGAAGCGGAAGCGATTCGCGTGTTCGCACGCAACCTCAAGGACCTGCTGCTTGCTGCGCCCGCGGGCCCGCGTGCCGTGATCGGCCTGGACCCGGGGCTGCGCACCGGCGTGAAAGTCGCCGTAGTGGACCGCACGGGCAAGCTGCTTGCCACCGACACCATCTACCCGCACGAGCCGCGCCGCGATTGGGACGGCTCCCTCGCGAAGCTCGCACGCCTTGCGCGCGAGACGCAGGCGGAGCTGATCAGCATCGGCAACGGCACGGCCTCGCGCGAAACCGACAGGCTCGCGGCCGAGCTGATCGCGCGCCATCCCGAACTGAAGCTGCAGAAGATCGTGGTCTCGGAAGCGGGGGCTTCGGTGTATTCGGCTTCGGAACTCGCCGCGAAGGAATTTCCCGATCTGGACGTTTCGCTGCGCGGCGCGGTATCGATCGCGCGGCGCCTGCAAGACCCGCTCGCTGAGCTCGTCAAGATCGAGCCGAAAGCGATCGGCGTGGGACAGTACCAGCACGACGTGAACCAGCGCGAACTGGCGCGCTCGCTCGACGCTGTCGTCGAAGACTGTGTGAACGCGGTGGGCGTGGACGCCAACACCGCGTCGGTCGCGCTCCTCGCGCGCGTGTCGGGTCTCAATGCCACGCTTGCGCGCAACATCGTCGACTATCGCGACTCGAACGGTCCGTTCCCGTCGCGCGAACATCTGCGCAAGGTGCCGCGCCTCGGCGACAAGACCTTCGAGCAGGCCGCAGGCTTCCTGCGCATCAATGGCGGCGAGAATCCGCTCGACCGGTCCTCGGTGCACCCGGAAGCGTATCCCGTCGTCGAACGGATTCTGGCGAAAATCCGTCGTGGCATCGGCGAAGTGCTGGGTAATCGCGACGCGCTATCCGGCCTCTCGCCCACCGAGTTCGTCGATGACCGGTTCGGCCTGCCCACCGTGCGCGACATTCTCAGCGAGCTGGAAAAACCCGGCCGCGATCCACGTCCGGAATTCAAGACGGCGACGTTCCGCGAAGGCGTCGAGAAGATCTCCGATCTTTCGCCGGGCATGGTGCTGGAAGGCGTGGTCACCAACGTTGCGGCGTTCGGCGCGTTCATCGACATCGGCGTGCATCAGGACGGCCTCGTGCACGTCTCGGCCATGTCGACGAAGTTCATCAAAGACCCGCACGAGGTAGTCAAAGCCGGCCAGATCGTCAAGGTCAAGGTGCTCGAGGTCGATGTAAAACGCCAGCGCATCTCGCTCACCATGCGGATGGACGACGACGTGGCCGCAGCCGGCACCTCTGGACAGCGTAGCGGCGCCCGGGACGACCGCACCATGCAGGGACGCAATGGCGGCGGCGCAAGGCCGCAGCAGCGCTCGCGCGAGTCCGAAGCCGTAGGCGCCATGGCAGCCGCGTTCGCCAAGCTGAAGCAACGCGGCTGA